A genomic region of Hallerella porci contains the following coding sequences:
- a CDS encoding RrF2 family transcriptional regulator, giving the protein MKISTRGQYSLEALLCIATEDPEKPCSIHTISEKTHISDGYLEQLFIPLKKAKLIVGSRGIQGGYRLAKSPKEISAYEVLTLMEKSLKSIPCLNGDKCEREKICDSKFVWASIDHSIDSLISQITLDDLIQVYRGVQGEFYG; this is encoded by the coding sequence ATGAAAATTTCTACTCGCGGACAATATTCGTTAGAAGCACTTTTGTGCATCGCTACCGAAGACCCCGAAAAGCCGTGTAGCATTCACACCATCTCGGAAAAAACGCACATTTCCGATGGCTATTTAGAGCAACTTTTCATTCCGCTCAAAAAAGCAAAACTCATCGTCGGTAGCCGCGGCATTCAAGGCGGTTACCGCTTGGCCAAAAGCCCGAAAGAAATTTCGGCTTACGAAGTTTTGACGCTAATGGAAAAATCGCTCAAATCCATTCCTTGCTTAAATGGCGATAAATGCGAACGCGAAAAAATCTGCGATAGTAAATTCGTTTGGGCATCGATTGATCATTCAATTGACAGCCTCATTTCACAAATTACCTTGGACGATTTAATTCAAGTTTACCGCGGCGTACAAGGAGAATTTTACGGATGA
- a CDS encoding RrF2 family transcriptional regulator, whose amino-acid sequence MKISTKGRYGVRFLLDIAEQGENKPSTLAAISERQGISLAYLGQIAIILKQSGYIRSIKGSNGGFVLAKPSQEIQLDELLNTLEGSMKVVESPLPSEEETPYRTAIRIGLYQKMDEAVEIVLKKLTLDKLISGKNKPEYMYYI is encoded by the coding sequence ATGAAAATTTCTACCAAAGGCCGCTACGGCGTCCGTTTCCTGCTCGACATCGCAGAACAAGGCGAAAATAAACCGTCCACATTAGCCGCCATTTCCGAACGTCAAGGAATTTCTCTCGCCTACTTAGGACAAATTGCGATTATCTTAAAGCAATCGGGATATATTCGTTCTATCAAAGGTTCAAACGGCGGATTTGTTTTAGCAAAACCTTCTCAAGAAATTCAATTGGATGAATTATTGAATACATTAGAAGGCTCAATGAAAGTCGTCGAATCGCCGCTTCCCTCCGAAGAAGAAACTCCTTACCGCACCGCCATCCGCATCGGTCTTTATCAAAAAATGGACGAAGCCGTTGAAATCGTCCTCAAAAAATTGACCCTCGACAAACTCATCTCCGGCAAAAATAAGCCGGAATATATGTATTACATTTAA